From the Leptolyngbya sp. O-77 genome, one window contains:
- a CDS encoding NAD(P)/FAD-dependent oxidoreductase: MSTISTDLTEAASKSGIEGDRPDTLPRVVIVGGGFAGIEAARALARSPVDVTVIDRTNHHLFQPLLYQVAAATLSPSDIASPIRQILRSQKNATVAMAEVTGVDPERQLVFMGDRPLPYDYLILATGAQQTYFGKDEWAAIAPGLKTVLDAVQIRDRVLRSFEQAELQGDAQQCSDILTFVLVGAGPTGVELAGTIAEMARLTLKSEFRRIDPACIRVILGAGRPHAFCLPSQNTSLPRRKKRWKTWV; encoded by the coding sequence ATGAGTACTATTTCAACAGACTTAACGGAAGCAGCATCGAAGTCCGGTATAGAGGGCGATCGCCCTGATACGCTTCCCCGCGTGGTCATCGTCGGCGGCGGGTTTGCCGGAATCGAAGCAGCGCGGGCCCTGGCTCGTTCTCCGGTAGATGTCACCGTGATTGACCGCACTAATCATCACCTGTTTCAGCCGTTGCTCTATCAGGTGGCGGCGGCGACGCTCTCGCCCAGCGACATTGCCTCGCCGATTCGTCAAATTTTGCGATCGCAAAAAAACGCCACGGTGGCTATGGCCGAGGTGACAGGCGTTGATCCCGAACGGCAGTTGGTCTTCATGGGCGATCGCCCGTTGCCTTACGATTACCTGATTCTGGCGACGGGCGCACAGCAAACCTATTTTGGCAAAGACGAATGGGCGGCGATCGCGCCAGGGCTAAAAACCGTGCTGGATGCTGTACAGATCCGCGATCGCGTCCTGCGCTCCTTTGAACAAGCCGAACTTCAAGGCGACGCGCAGCAGTGTTCTGATATTTTGACGTTTGTGCTGGTGGGCGCAGGCCCCACGGGGGTAGAACTGGCAGGCACTATTGCCGAAATGGCCCGGCTGACCCTCAAATCAGAATTCCGCCGCATCGATCCCGCCTGCATCCGCGTCATCCTGGGTGCAGGCCGGCCCCACGCATTTTGCCTGCCTTCTCAGAACACCTCTCTGCCGAGGCGCAAAAAGCGCTGGAAGACCTGGGTGTAG
- a CDS encoding NAD(P)/FAD-dependent oxidoreductase, translating into MPAFSEHLSAEAQKALEDLGVEVRLNCRVEDIDEGGVTVAGERIPCRNVFWTAGVQASPAGKWLNAETDRAGRVTVKPDLSVPQYPNVFVVGDTAQMESDGKPVPGLAQAAMQSGRYAGQVIDARVCGKPAPAPFRYVDLGSMATIGRKFAVMQVGNIQWSGLPAKLAWLVVHIAVLNQLENQLSVLLQWTWTYLTRERGSRIITVPVGSSLTSQALPQPISDASGVA; encoded by the coding sequence TTGCCTGCCTTCTCAGAACACCTCTCTGCCGAGGCGCAAAAAGCGCTGGAAGACCTGGGTGTAGAAGTGCGGCTCAATTGCCGAGTTGAAGATATTGACGAGGGCGGCGTAACGGTGGCTGGAGAGCGGATTCCCTGCCGCAACGTATTTTGGACAGCCGGAGTCCAGGCATCACCCGCAGGCAAGTGGCTCAACGCCGAGACGGATCGGGCCGGACGGGTTACAGTAAAGCCAGACCTCTCGGTGCCGCAGTATCCCAACGTGTTTGTGGTCGGAGACACCGCCCAGATGGAATCGGACGGCAAGCCCGTTCCAGGCTTGGCCCAGGCAGCCATGCAAAGCGGTCGCTATGCAGGACAGGTGATCGATGCCCGCGTTTGCGGCAAGCCCGCACCGGCACCCTTCCGCTACGTGGATCTGGGCAGCATGGCTACCATTGGGCGCAAGTTTGCTGTGATGCAGGTCGGCAACATCCAGTGGAGCGGGCTTCCGGCAAAGCTGGCCTGGCTAGTGGTTCACATTGCTGTGCTAAATCAGCTTGAAAATCAGCTTTCAGTGCTGCTGCAATGGACCTGGACCTACTTGACCCGTGAGCGGGGTTCTCGCATCATCACAGTCCCCGTAGGATCGTCGCTCACGTCTCAAGCCTTGCCCCAGCCTATTTCAGATGCATCTGGGGTTGCCTAA
- a CDS encoding DUF2231 domain-containing protein, translated as MLKIPPLLTLTWFPPVMQFSLPPLNDHNLPYPDTMHPIVVHFVIAMALFAVLCDAIALFTKNTRLYEVSWWNLFFATLSIFIAIIFGQIEAGLAEPYDAAVPVLNAHTVLGWSLSAILAGMTAWRFILRSRDPGKLPIPYLGAGLVLAALVCVQVYLGDKLVWVYGLHTVPVVEAIRKGVL; from the coding sequence ATGCTTAAAATACCTCCACTGCTGACACTCACCTGGTTTCCGCCAGTCATGCAGTTCAGCTTGCCTCCACTGAATGACCACAACCTGCCCTATCCCGACACAATGCACCCCATCGTGGTTCACTTTGTGATTGCGATGGCGCTGTTTGCAGTGTTGTGCGATGCGATCGCCCTTTTCACTAAAAACACCCGCCTCTATGAAGTGAGCTGGTGGAACCTGTTTTTTGCCACCCTCTCAATCTTTATTGCCATCATTTTTGGACAGATCGAGGCAGGGCTGGCAGAACCCTACGACGCGGCTGTGCCCGTGCTAAATGCCCACACGGTTCTCGGCTGGTCGCTGTCGGCCATCCTGGCAGGCATGACGGCGTGGCGCTTCATATTGCGATCGCGCGATCCTGGCAAGCTTCCGATTCCCTACCTGGGCGCGGGGCTGGTGCTGGCAGCACTGGTGTGTGTGCAAGTCTATCTGGGCGATAAGCTGGTGTGGGTCTACGGGCTGCACACTGTGCCCGTGGTTGAGGCGATTCGCAAGGGAGTGCTGTAG
- a CDS encoding DUF2231 domain-containing protein yields MNPELLEQLGPQLGPNGLPYSIPIHPNLVHITLGLFIIGIAFDFAGAFFPLEKSILKMLSLTAVRSNFFDVGWYNVLASAIVTFFTVAAGFYEIMLATPEPGVKSAWGLEAMPTMLLHGVGGVFLLAIIVGMAVWRGFQRFAWRKDMGRQVQWSYLLAGVAVLGIMFVHGTLGAQLAAEFGVHITADELLRTGQDPNLLLK; encoded by the coding sequence ATGAATCCAGAACTACTCGAACAGCTTGGGCCACAGCTTGGCCCCAATGGACTGCCCTACAGTATTCCTATTCACCCAAATCTGGTTCACATCACCCTAGGTCTGTTCATCATTGGCATCGCCTTTGACTTTGCCGGAGCCTTTTTCCCACTCGAAAAATCCATCCTCAAGATGCTGTCGCTGACAGCAGTACGCTCCAACTTTTTTGATGTGGGCTGGTATAACGTCCTCGCCTCGGCGATTGTCACTTTCTTCACTGTGGCAGCAGGCTTCTACGAAATCATGCTGGCAACGCCAGAGCCAGGCGTGAAAAGCGCCTGGGGTCTGGAAGCCATGCCCACTATGCTGCTGCACGGCGTAGGCGGCGTGTTTTTGCTGGCGATTATCGTCGGCATGGCGGTATGGCGAGGGTTCCAGCGCTTTGCCTGGCGCAAAGACATGGGCCGTCAAGTGCAGTGGAGCTACCTGCTAGCGGGCGTGGCCGTGCTGGGCATCATGTTTGTTCACGGTACACTGGGCGCACAGCTTGCGGCCGAGTTTGGCGTTCACATCACCGCCGATGAACTATTGCGAACGGGCCAAGACCCCAACTTGCTGCTGAAGTAA
- a CDS encoding cytochrome c oxidase subunit II translates to MNLKTIVGIGVYVAVLIAASIWVGQQAYGWLPPQASAESMLIDDLFSLFSAIGTFILLGITGLVLYTVFTQSVSRFDTSDGPHMEGNVKLEIFWTAVPLLLVFFLAAYSYQTYQQMAVRGPMDLVHLHHMPGTTPTAYAADLEPEPVEEVEVYAKQWAWSFRYPDTGVVSADLHLPVNKRVRLLMTADDVIHGFYVPAFRLKQDILPKRTTEFEFTPVREGIYRLNDSQFSGTYFAIMTANVVVESPDSYRQWLARAAAQPAVPAENPAYSEYTNKRLKRFGGWKTIAPAPPPLVNALAER, encoded by the coding sequence ATGAACCTCAAGACCATTGTCGGAATCGGAGTCTATGTCGCAGTGCTGATAGCAGCCAGCATTTGGGTAGGGCAGCAGGCCTATGGCTGGTTGCCGCCCCAGGCCTCGGCTGAGTCAATGCTGATCGACGACCTGTTCAGCTTGTTCTCTGCGATCGGCACGTTTATTTTGCTGGGCATTACCGGGCTGGTACTCTACACGGTTTTTACTCAAAGCGTCAGCCGTTTCGATACTAGCGACGGCCCCCACATGGAGGGCAATGTCAAACTAGAAATCTTCTGGACGGCTGTGCCGCTGCTGTTGGTGTTTTTCTTAGCCGCCTACAGCTACCAGACCTATCAGCAGATGGCGGTGCGCGGGCCAATGGATCTGGTTCACTTACACCATATGCCAGGAACCACGCCCACCGCCTACGCCGCAGACCTAGAACCCGAACCTGTAGAGGAGGTGGAAGTTTACGCCAAGCAGTGGGCCTGGTCATTCCGCTATCCCGATACGGGCGTGGTCAGCGCTGACCTGCACCTGCCCGTCAATAAGCGCGTGCGTCTGCTGATGACCGCAGACGATGTGATTCATGGCTTCTACGTGCCAGCCTTTCGGCTCAAGCAAGACATCCTGCCCAAGCGCACAACGGAGTTTGAATTTACGCCCGTGCGCGAGGGCATCTATCGACTCAACGACTCGCAGTTCAGCGGCACCTACTTTGCCATCATGACGGCCAATGTGGTGGTGGAGTCCCCCGACTCCTATCGCCAGTGGCTTGCCAGGGCCGCAGCCCAGCCCGCCGTCCCCGCCGAAAATCCCGCCTATTCCGAATACACCAACAAGCGGCTGAAGCGCTTTGGCGGCTGGAAAACGATCGCCCCTGCACCACCGCCGCTAGTGAATGCATTAGCCGAAAGGTAG
- the ctaD gene encoding cytochrome c oxidase subunit I: MTNVPVEGIAIPEVAHPEPQNNWRKYFSFSTDHKVIGIQYLVTSFVFFLIGGLLSMVIRAELITPQADLIDRTLYNSMFTMHGTIMIFLWIFPSLVGLANYLVPLMIGARDMAFPRLNAAAFWMVPVFGILLMTSYFLPAGTAQAGWWSYPPVSTQNPTDSVITGEFVWILAVAISGVSSIMGAVNFVTTIVRMRAPGMTFFRMPVYVWTVFSAQIIQLAALPALTAGAIMLLFDVAAGTAFFNPDKGGNPVLFQHFFWFYSHPAVYVMVLPIFGVFSEIFPVYSRKPLFGYRVVAVSSLLITTVSVLVWVHHMYASGTPGWMRMLFMATTMLVAVPTGIKVFAWVATIWKGKLRLNTPMLFCLGALIMFVFAGITGVMLASVPIDIHVNNTYFVVGHFHYIVYGTITMGMFAAIYHWFPKMTGRMYYEGLGKLHFALAFIGVNLNFFPMHPLGLQGMLRRVSSYEPEYAFWNVVASIGAFLLGMSTIPFILNMVGAWVQGKPAPDNPWRAIGLEWLVSSPPPVENFEELPVVVSGPYGYGKSDPLVENAAALKEG; the protein is encoded by the coding sequence ATGACAAACGTCCCCGTTGAAGGAATCGCAATTCCCGAAGTCGCCCACCCCGAACCGCAAAACAACTGGCGGAAATATTTCAGCTTTAGCACCGACCACAAGGTGATTGGCATTCAATACCTGGTCACGTCCTTCGTTTTCTTTCTAATTGGTGGACTGCTGTCGATGGTGATTCGCGCCGAACTGATCACGCCGCAAGCAGATCTGATCGATCGCACGCTTTACAACAGCATGTTCACCATGCACGGCACGATCATGATCTTTTTGTGGATCTTTCCGTCGCTGGTGGGTCTGGCAAACTACCTCGTGCCGCTGATGATCGGTGCGCGAGACATGGCCTTTCCACGACTCAACGCAGCCGCGTTTTGGATGGTGCCCGTGTTTGGCATTTTGCTAATGACCAGCTACTTTCTGCCCGCAGGCACGGCTCAGGCGGGCTGGTGGTCTTACCCGCCCGTCAGCACCCAAAATCCGACGGATAGCGTGATTACTGGCGAGTTCGTCTGGATTCTGGCGGTGGCGATTTCCGGCGTGTCCTCGATTATGGGTGCGGTGAATTTCGTGACAACGATCGTGCGGATGAGAGCGCCAGGAATGACCTTCTTTCGGATGCCAGTCTATGTGTGGACAGTGTTCAGCGCTCAGATCATTCAGCTTGCAGCACTCCCTGCGCTGACGGCAGGCGCAATCATGCTGCTGTTTGACGTGGCGGCAGGCACGGCTTTTTTCAATCCTGATAAAGGCGGCAACCCGGTTCTATTCCAGCACTTCTTCTGGTTCTATTCGCACCCGGCGGTTTATGTCATGGTGCTACCCATCTTCGGCGTGTTCTCGGAGATATTTCCGGTCTATTCGCGCAAGCCGCTGTTTGGCTATCGAGTAGTGGCCGTTTCGTCGCTGCTGATCACGACCGTTAGCGTACTTGTCTGGGTTCACCATATGTACGCCAGCGGCACACCGGGCTGGATGCGGATGCTGTTTATGGCGACGACGATGCTGGTTGCTGTGCCGACCGGAATCAAGGTCTTCGCCTGGGTGGCCACCATCTGGAAAGGGAAACTGCGGCTGAACACGCCTATGCTCTTTTGCCTGGGGGCGCTGATCATGTTTGTGTTCGCAGGCATTACAGGCGTAATGCTGGCTTCTGTGCCGATCGACATTCATGTGAACAATACCTACTTCGTGGTGGGTCACTTTCACTACATCGTGTACGGCACGATTACGATGGGTATGTTTGCTGCTATCTATCACTGGTTCCCCAAGATGACGGGTCGTATGTATTACGAGGGGTTAGGCAAGCTGCATTTTGCCCTGGCATTTATTGGGGTAAATCTGAACTTCTTCCCGATGCACCCACTGGGTCTTCAGGGCATGTTGCGGCGCGTCTCTTCCTATGAGCCGGAGTATGCTTTCTGGAATGTTGTTGCCAGTATTGGGGCGTTCCTGCTGGGGATGTCTACGATTCCGTTCATTTTGAATATGGTAGGCGCATGGGTGCAGGGTAAGCCCGCGCCGGATAACCCCTGGCGGGCGATCGGGTTGGAGTGGCTGGTGTCGTCGCCGCCGCCGGTTGAGAACTTTGAAGAACTGCCCGTTGTGGTGTCGGGGCCCTATGGCTATGGCAAATCTGATCCGCTGGTGGAAAATGCTGCTGCTCTCAAGGAGGGCTAG
- a CDS encoding heme-copper oxidase subunit III, translating into MDSSISTEKPDVAIAPHAAHAHEEDHAGNSMFGFIIFLLSESVIFLSFFAGYILVKTTTPNWLPPGVSGLEVSKPAINTVVLVASSFVAYFAERALKKENLLVFRLLWLLTMAMGAYFLVGQAIEWSELEFGFSDGVFGGLFYLLTGFHGLHVLTGILLMGIMLFKSFVPNNYAGGHTGVDATSLFWHFVDVIWIILFILIYIWQ; encoded by the coding sequence ATGGATAGCTCTATCTCGACCGAAAAGCCCGATGTGGCGATCGCCCCTCACGCTGCTCACGCCCACGAAGAAGACCATGCAGGCAACAGCATGTTTGGCTTCATCATCTTCCTGCTCTCGGAAAGCGTGATTTTCCTCAGCTTTTTTGCGGGCTACATCTTGGTGAAAACAACCACCCCCAACTGGCTGCCCCCAGGCGTATCAGGGCTGGAAGTTTCAAAACCTGCGATTAACACCGTTGTGCTGGTAGCCAGCAGCTTTGTCGCCTACTTTGCCGAACGGGCGCTGAAAAAAGAGAATCTGCTGGTGTTTCGGCTGCTGTGGCTGCTGACGATGGCGATGGGTGCATACTTCCTGGTGGGGCAGGCGATTGAGTGGAGCGAACTGGAGTTTGGCTTTTCCGATGGCGTGTTTGGCGGGCTGTTTTACCTGCTGACAGGCTTCCACGGGCTGCACGTTCTCACGGGCATCTTACTGATGGGGATTATGCTATTCAAGTCCTTTGTGCCCAACAACTATGCGGGCGGACACACGGGTGTCGATGCGACCTCGCTGTTCTGGCATTTTGTGGATGTGATTTGGATTATCTTGTTCATTCTGATCTACATCTGGCAATGA
- a CDS encoding GMC oxidoreductase → MIIDDAHYDVIIVGTGAGGGTLAQKLAPTGKKILILERGEVMPLEEQNRSNVDIFKKELYHAPEQWFDIAGEPFAPQTKYAVGGNTKIYGAALLRMRERDFEAVTHHEGVSPEWCVKYADFEPYYTEAENLYQVHGTVGADPTEPPHSADYPYPAVGHDPQIEEVIGAIAAQSLHPASLPMALTRQTDDPTNDSEVSGINPALQHPNVTLKTSATVTSLHTNPSGREVKAVEAEIGGQPYLFLGDIIVLACGAINTAAVLLRSCSEACSQGLANSSGLVGRNLMKHRLSSVVQLSKPNSGKFQRSVYVNDFYWGEEGFDYPMGHIYNTGGLLQDIIFAESPPVLSVLAKMMPGFGLQQMATRSIGWWVQSEDLPSADNRVRVDSKKLYVEYTPNNTEPHERLVYRWTEVLKTAEKGMDKSLLQMSGRHPSGEMPLSVVANACGTCRFGEDPATSVLNPDCRTHDVDNLYIVDGSFFPSISATSPALTIMANALRVGDRLIERLK, encoded by the coding sequence ATGATTATCGACGACGCGCATTATGACGTGATTATTGTGGGCACAGGAGCAGGCGGCGGTACGCTGGCTCAAAAGCTCGCGCCCACAGGTAAGAAAATTCTGATTCTGGAGCGGGGTGAAGTGATGCCCCTAGAGGAGCAGAATCGCAGCAACGTCGATATTTTCAAGAAGGAACTCTATCACGCGCCGGAGCAGTGGTTTGACATTGCGGGCGAACCCTTTGCGCCCCAGACGAAGTATGCCGTTGGCGGCAACACCAAAATTTACGGCGCTGCCCTATTGCGGATGCGGGAGCGTGACTTTGAAGCGGTGACGCATCACGAGGGCGTATCGCCGGAGTGGTGTGTAAAATACGCCGATTTTGAGCCGTACTACACCGAAGCCGAGAACCTCTATCAGGTGCATGGCACTGTGGGAGCCGACCCCACCGAGCCACCCCACAGTGCCGACTATCCCTATCCTGCGGTGGGGCACGATCCGCAGATTGAGGAAGTGATTGGGGCGATCGCCGCTCAGTCCCTCCACCCCGCCTCGCTACCAATGGCGCTGACCCGCCAGACCGACGACCCCACCAACGATTCTGAAGTCAGCGGCATTAATCCCGCCCTTCAGCATCCCAACGTCACCCTGAAAACAAGTGCAACCGTCACCTCGCTGCACACGAATCCCTCTGGCAGAGAAGTGAAAGCCGTCGAAGCCGAAATCGGCGGGCAGCCCTATCTGTTTTTGGGCGACATCATCGTGCTGGCCTGCGGTGCGATTAATACAGCGGCGGTGCTGCTGCGCTCGTGCAGCGAAGCCTGTTCGCAAGGGCTGGCCAATAGCTCTGGGCTGGTGGGACGCAACCTAATGAAGCATCGGCTATCGTCGGTGGTGCAACTTTCCAAGCCCAACAGCGGCAAGTTTCAGCGCAGCGTCTACGTCAACGATTTTTATTGGGGCGAAGAAGGATTTGACTACCCAATGGGGCATATTTACAACACAGGCGGACTGCTGCAAGACATCATCTTTGCTGAGTCGCCGCCGGTGCTGTCGGTGCTAGCCAAGATGATGCCAGGATTTGGGCTACAACAGATGGCGACGCGCTCGATTGGCTGGTGGGTGCAAAGCGAAGACTTGCCTAGCGCCGACAACCGCGTGCGGGTAGACAGCAAAAAGCTTTACGTCGAGTATACGCCGAACAATACTGAACCCCATGAGCGTCTGGTTTATCGTTGGACAGAGGTGCTGAAAACGGCAGAAAAGGGCATGGATAAGTCACTGCTCCAGATGAGCGGTCGCCATCCCAGTGGGGAAATGCCGCTGTCAGTGGTAGCTAACGCCTGCGGCACCTGTCGCTTTGGGGAAGACCCGGCGACCTCGGTGCTGAACCCCGACTGCCGCACCCATGATGTGGATAACCTTTACATTGTAGACGGCAGCTTCTTCCCGTCAATTTCCGCCACCAGTCCGGCGCTGACGATTATGGCTAACGCGCTGCGGGTGGGCGATCGCCTGATCGAGCGCCTAAAATAA
- a CDS encoding response regulator has translation MIRIVLADDQHLIRQGMKALLELEADLQIIGEAENGQVAVQQVEQLHPDLVLMDIRMPVMDGVAATEAIARQFPHTKVLILTTFDDQAYVTAALQKGATGYLLKDTPSEDLAEAIRAAHKGYTQISPGILPKLLAQVAPSSAPSLAPPDGFSSLTPREREVLVLVAQGASNREIAQALYISEGTVKNHVTNILNRLELRDRTQAAILANTFLDWLT, from the coding sequence ATGATTCGGATCGTTCTGGCAGATGATCAGCATTTGATTCGTCAGGGCATGAAAGCGCTGCTCGAACTGGAAGCTGATTTGCAGATCATTGGCGAGGCAGAAAATGGTCAGGTTGCGGTGCAGCAGGTTGAACAACTGCATCCCGACCTGGTGCTAATGGACATTCGGATGCCCGTGATGGATGGCGTGGCGGCAACGGAGGCGATCGCCCGTCAGTTTCCCCACACCAAAGTCCTGATTCTCACCACGTTCGATGATCAGGCGTATGTCACTGCTGCGTTGCAAAAGGGCGCGACGGGTTACTTACTCAAAGACACGCCCTCCGAAGACCTGGCCGAAGCCATTCGCGCCGCCCACAAAGGCTATACCCAGATCAGCCCTGGCATTTTGCCGAAGCTGTTGGCTCAGGTTGCGCCGTCGTCTGCTCCATCCCTTGCCCCGCCCGACGGTTTCTCTAGCCTCACTCCCCGCGAACGCGAGGTGCTAGTTCTCGTTGCTCAGGGAGCCAGCAACCGCGAAATTGCCCAGGCGCTTTACATTTCGGAGGGCACGGTCAAAAATCACGTTACCAATATTCTGAACCGCCTGGAATTGCGCGATCGCACGCAAGCCGCCATCCTAGCTAACACGTTTCTCGACTGGCTGACCTGA
- a CDS encoding sensor histidine kinase: MSPAESRPIRPINHPLRLLLYLEWSLLAIAFLSELVGPLFPGPRMPRGIGPEPPFSWVSPLDIACIVGFGLMGLRLPTGQMATRIGFVLLEGVLILLATAGDLREMRLFSFLVVVFALRSCLIFALPGRLMTTGIAYGLFLAILTQRLREVVDRIPVTWRVGASLAKQHRPRGLPAWSFAYSSALLLGLTLVFLLLLVDALLTERQSREKLTAANAQLRNYALRVEKLAMAQERSRIAREIHDSLGHSLTALNLQVEGALKLWQSDPQRAHQFLKEAKVLGSTALQDVRQSVATMRADPLQEQSLEAAIALLARNVEQVTGVAPICQIHLDAPLPADLSTSLYRIVQEAFTNICKYARPSQILLDLQDTAATLHLLIQDDGVGFDPAQNLTGFGLQSMRERAESLGGIFDLQTSPGQGCTITVHIPLERIVP; encoded by the coding sequence ATGTCTCCCGCCGAATCCCGCCCGATCCGCCCTATCAACCACCCCTTGCGGCTGCTGCTGTATCTGGAATGGAGCCTACTGGCGATCGCCTTTTTGAGCGAACTGGTGGGGCCGCTGTTTCCGGGCCCGAGGATGCCACGGGGAATTGGTCCAGAGCCGCCCTTTAGCTGGGTGTCGCCGCTGGATATTGCCTGCATCGTAGGCTTTGGGCTGATGGGGCTGCGGCTGCCTACGGGGCAGATGGCCACGCGCATCGGGTTTGTGCTGCTGGAGGGAGTGCTGATTTTGCTGGCTACGGCGGGCGATCTGCGGGAAATGCGGCTATTTTCATTTCTCGTCGTGGTGTTTGCGCTGAGGAGTTGCCTCATCTTTGCGCTGCCGGGCCGCCTGATGACGACGGGCATTGCCTACGGGCTGTTTCTGGCGATTTTGACGCAGCGCTTGCGGGAGGTGGTCGATCGGATTCCGGTTACTTGGCGCGTTGGCGCTAGCCTTGCGAAGCAACATCGCCCACGGGGGCTGCCTGCCTGGAGCTTTGCCTATAGCTCGGCGCTGCTGCTGGGGCTGACGCTGGTCTTTTTGCTGCTGCTGGTGGATGCGCTGCTGACGGAGCGCCAAAGCCGCGAAAAGCTGACGGCTGCCAATGCCCAACTGCGAAACTATGCGCTGCGGGTGGAAAAGCTGGCCATGGCCCAAGAGCGCAGCCGCATTGCCCGCGAAATCCACGACTCGCTGGGGCACTCGCTGACCGCCTTGAACCTGCAAGTGGAAGGTGCGCTCAAGCTGTGGCAGAGCGACCCGCAGCGGGCGCATCAGTTTTTGAAAGAGGCGAAAGTGCTGGGTTCTACGGCGCTTCAGGACGTGCGGCAGTCTGTGGCGACGATGCGGGCCGATCCCTTGCAGGAGCAGTCCCTAGAAGCGGCGATCGCCCTCCTCGCCCGCAATGTCGAACAGGTCACCGGGGTTGCGCCGATCTGCCAAATTCACCTCGATGCGCCCCTGCCCGCAGACCTCTCCACCAGCCTTTATCGCATTGTGCAAGAGGCGTTTACCAATATCTGCAAATACGCCCGGCCCTCGCAAATTTTGCTGGATTTGCAGGATACGGCCGCGACGCTGCACCTGCTGATTCAGGATGATGGCGTGGGTTTTGATCCGGCTCAAAATCTCACGGGCTTTGGGCTACAGAGTATGCGCGAACGGGCCGAGTCGCTGGGTGGCATCTTTGACCTGCAAACCTCTCCAGGCCAGGGCTGCACCATTACGGTTCACATTCCGCTAGAGAGGATCGTTCCATGA